Within the Emticicia oligotrophica DSM 17448 genome, the region CGTATTTTAAAACCGAAAATCTCTCAATCAAAAATTTGCCGAATGGATGGAGTGGTGCTTTCGCAGCATTACCTTTTGCGATTTGGTTTTTTTTAGGAATTGAAGGGTTGGCAAATGTAGCGGAAGAATCGAATAACCCGCAGAAAGATATAACTTGGGGATTTAGCTCTGCGATGGCAACTTTGGTAGTTTTATGCGTGCTTACATTCATTACTGCCGTTGGTATTGGAGGTTGGGAAACAATCGTTTATAAAGCTGATGGCTTAGCATCAGATTCTCCTTTACCTTTGGGAATGAGCAATATCATGAGCGATACGAGTGGAGTTTATCAACTAATTGTTGGCATTGGTACTTGCGGACTTATTGCTTCTTTTCATGGTTTAGTATTGGCCGCTGGTAGAGCCACTTTCGAATTTGGCAGAGTTGGAAATGCTCCCAAATTTATGGGTAAGGTCAATGAAAAGTTCAAGACACCAGCCAATGCACTTTTATTAAACATGTTTTTTGGGATTATTGCATTATTGAGCAATTCAACGGCTGATATTATTATTCTTTCGGCCTTTGGTGCTCTGACAATGTATATCTTTTCAATGGTTTCTCTTTTAGTTTTGCGGAAAAACGAGCCTTCACTCAAACGACCATTCCATGTGCCGTTTTACCCACTTTCACCAATTTTAGCTTTAATTATTGCGGTTATTGCTTTGGTTGCGATGATTATTTACAATTTTAACCTTTCCCTTATTTTCTTTGGTCTTTTAGGCGGAAGTTTCTTATTGGCCTTGTTAATCAAGAAGGATTGGTAAAATTTAAAGGTTTTTCTGGTAAATTTTCATCGGAGCATTATTGAGTCCGAATAGTAATTTATTTCCTGCCCAAGCCATATTTTTTACATCACCACGTAAATTTAAGCCAGATTTGTGTTGAGGAATATACTCGAAATTGGCTCCACCTTTGTTGATAAATACTTGACCGTGATTAGCATCAATATTTCCGATTCTCGCCCTCATTTTGGTATTATTTCCTGCCAGTAATAAGTCAGGAAGTTTATCGCCATTCAGGTCTTTTATACTAATTGTATTAACCATTGAAAACTGAGCGGCAATTGGCAATTTATTGAAAATGAAGTTTTCGCCTTGATTGATGATAATGCCAGATGATAATTCGAAAATTTTATTCGTAAATGAGTCATTATCGCCTAAAAACTTCAATACATCAGTAGTCTGGGCTTCAGAATAAGATTGATAATTGGTGTATTGTTTACGTAGATTCGGTACTTGTGTAGCCAATTCGTCTAAACTATAAGCTGGGTGGCTTTTTCCTTGAATATAATAAGATAAGATGGGGTCAATCTTTCCATTTCCATCGAAGTCTTTTACGGTGAGGGTAAAAGGTTCGTTTAGAGAGGCTTTATATTGTGTATTTTGCCCCATATTTCCCACAACAATATCTTGGTCGCCATCATTATCTAAATCAGCAGCTTCGATACTTTGCCAGAAACCATTCGTTCCTGGAATTTCTTGCTTCGTGAATTGCCCTTTCTGATTTTTCAAAATTGTTACAGGCATCCATTCTCCTACAAATACAAGGTCTTTTTGGCCGTCTTTGTTCACATCAACTGCGGCAGCATCGGTTATCAAACCAAGCTTTGTGAAAATTTCGTTTTGACTTTCTTTAAAAACACCTTTATCGTTGATTAGAAGAGCTGAAGGGTTGAAGGCTGGATAGTTTTGAGGAACTACATAACCACTTAGAAATAAATCCAAATCACCGTCATTATCGGCATCAAAAGGCACTACTTTACTTTTTGAGTTTCGGAATACAGGCAGACGGTCTTCCGATTTAGAGAAATTTCCTCTACCATCATTCAAATAGAGGCGGTCTTGTAGCAGAAAATCATCAACCAAATATTCATAGCCTCCACTTACAACATATAAATCAAGGTCGCCATCATTATCGGCATCGAAGAAAGCAGCATCTGCATCTGTACAAAGTTCATCTTGCTTGAATACCATTTGATTAGTTTCACGAAAATTACCCATTTTGTCTTGAATGATAATCTTGCCCTGAGAGCCTTTGCCTCCACCCAGATATACATCTTCCAGTTTATCTCCGTTAATGTCTCCTACGGCCAAAGCAGGACCTTGATAAGAGTACATTTGTGGTAGAAGTACTTGGCGAGCAAAGTCGTTGAGAGGCATTTGTGCGTGGCTGAAAGCTTGGTCTGACACTTGTACAAAAAATGGATTGTCATTTTCGAATGGTTGATACTCAATTCCTCTTTGGTAGCTGATGGTATGGTTTTTATTGGCAGCTAAGTTGCGAATAACTTGAGTGGTATTATCATTCCATACAATTCGAAGGCTATCAATTTGCTGATTTTTGCCTAAACCAAAATGTAAAGGTGCTGCAATACTACTCTGAAAACCATGCAGGCTGCTTACTTCTTGATATTGTTTTAAGCCACCTGAATAGGCATATATTTTTGTTCCTTCAAGGCTTTTGTTGGCATTTTTAAGCGAAAGTTCCACGTAGTTTTGTGGCTCATTTTCTTGCTGTAAGTTTTTATAAATGCTTGCTTCTGCATTTACGTTATTGACAATCAGTTCGAGGT harbors:
- a CDS encoding VCBS repeat-containing protein, translating into MIRRYFFLSIVSFSTIAVLGIISCSSKNTKFEKLSAQKTGIDFINKVEENDTQNVLNYEYFYNGGGVAAADFNNDGLLDLYFTANLSSDKLYINKGDKSIKFEDITEKAGITYNGEWKTGVSVVDINNDGWNDIYVSVSGNIDNPSLRKNKLYINNKNLTFTDKAAEYGLDSDGYTTQTAFFDYDKDGDLDAYVMNHNVKDFNRFDVQAIHAMRDSLAGDKLLKNDNGKFVDVSVEAGIKGNPIGFGLGLHIADLNNDNWPDIYVSNDYIESDYLYINNKNGTFSDNIALMTDHTSYFSMGNDIADFNNDLLPDIITLDMLPEDNKRQKLLFGPDNYEAYLSMLKNGFHPETMRNMLHLNNGDGTFSEIGQVAGISNTDWSWAALFADYDNDGYKDLFVTNGYLRDYTNMDFMKYYADKKNSGEVTLLEIIKQMPATLNSNYIFKNNGDLTFSNLTKEWGIELPINSNGAIYADLDNDGDLELIVNNVNAEASIYKNLQQENEPQNYVELSLKNANKSLEGTKIYAYSGGLKQYQEVSSLHGFQSSIAAPLHFGLGKNQQIDSLRIVWNDNTTQVIRNLAANKNHTISYQRGIEYQPFENDNPFFVQVSDQAFSHAQMPLNDFARQVLLPQMYSYQGPALAVGDINGDKLEDVYLGGGKGSQGKIIIQDKMGNFRETNQMVFKQDELCTDADAAFFDADNDGDLDLYVVSGGYEYLVDDFLLQDRLYLNDGRGNFSKSEDRLPVFRNSKSKVVPFDADNDGDLDLFLSGYVVPQNYPAFNPSALLINDKGVFKESQNEIFTKLGLITDAAAVDVNKDGQKDLVFVGEWMPVTILKNQKGQFTKQEIPGTNGFWQSIEAADLDNDGDQDIVVGNMGQNTQYKASLNEPFTLTVKDFDGNGKIDPILSYYIQGKSHPAYSLDELATQVPNLRKQYTNYQSYSEAQTTDVLKFLGDNDSFTNKIFELSSGIIINQGENFIFNKLPIAAQFSMVNTISIKDLNGDKLPDLLLAGNNTKMRARIGNIDANHGQVFINKGGANFEYIPQHKSGLNLRGDVKNMAWAGNKLLFGLNNAPMKIYQKNL
- the eat gene encoding ethanolamine permease; its protein translation is MTNTNEQKLQKSLTPTLLWGLGVGYVISGMYFGWNLGLEKGGTLGMAVATFVVIVLYVTFSLSYAELACAIPKAGGAFDYANRALGKKWGFVAGMAQNIEFLFAPPAIAVGIGAYFNAVFPQLSITVVAIGAYFCFTLLNILGTKLASSFELIITILAVLGLIIFWYFTFPYFKTENLSIKNLPNGWSGAFAALPFAIWFFLGIEGLANVAEESNNPQKDITWGFSSAMATLVVLCVLTFITAVGIGGWETIVYKADGLASDSPLPLGMSNIMSDTSGVYQLIVGIGTCGLIASFHGLVLAAGRATFEFGRVGNAPKFMGKVNEKFKTPANALLLNMFFGIIALLSNSTADIIILSAFGALTMYIFSMVSLLVLRKNEPSLKRPFHVPFYPLSPILALIIAVIALVAMIIYNFNLSLIFFGLLGGSFLLALLIKKDW